One window of the Lysobacter sp. S4-A87 genome contains the following:
- a CDS encoding efflux RND transporter periplasmic adaptor subunit, with product MNTFAKFGALALAPVLALILSACGGGGDDPTGTGHAHEAGDEHDQAEAVRKGVHGGRLLEQSGFRVELAIAEAGMPPRYQAWLYRGDAPLPATAGTVEVRLRRLGGASERHTLTPRPDGSLVATGIVAEPHSFDVEVLANIEGKPLRWSYPSYEGRTRFPAATAQSSGIRVAPAAAGVIADEHEVQGLLTPVEGREANVAARFPGPVRSLRANLGDRVRAGQPLATIESNLSLTTYTVTSPIDGVVLARNAAVGDVAAEGAALFEIADLSKLWVDLHIFGADAQHIRPGVPVRVTRLSDGVSIDTQLERVLPNTATASQSTVARATLDNVDGLWRPGSAVQARITVAQQPAALVVPLSALQTFRDWEVVFVRVGDTFEVRPLELGKRDGQRVEVLSGLKPGDQVVVEQSYLIKADIEKSGASHDH from the coding sequence ATGAACACGTTTGCGAAATTCGGCGCACTGGCGCTCGCACCTGTGCTGGCGCTGATCCTTTCCGCCTGCGGCGGCGGCGGCGATGACCCCACCGGAACCGGGCATGCGCATGAAGCCGGCGACGAGCACGACCAGGCCGAGGCGGTCCGCAAGGGAGTCCATGGCGGTCGCCTGCTCGAGCAGTCCGGCTTCCGCGTCGAGCTGGCCATTGCCGAGGCGGGCATGCCGCCGCGCTACCAGGCCTGGCTGTACCGCGGCGACGCGCCACTGCCGGCCACGGCCGGCACGGTCGAAGTGCGGTTGCGGCGACTCGGTGGCGCCAGCGAGCGCCACACCCTCACGCCACGACCCGACGGCAGCCTGGTCGCCACCGGCATCGTCGCCGAACCGCATTCGTTCGATGTCGAGGTGCTGGCCAACATCGAAGGCAAGCCATTGCGCTGGAGTTACCCCAGCTACGAAGGCCGCACCCGCTTTCCGGCGGCGACCGCGCAGTCCTCCGGGATCCGGGTCGCGCCTGCAGCGGCGGGCGTGATCGCCGACGAACACGAGGTGCAAGGCCTGCTGACCCCGGTCGAAGGGCGCGAGGCGAACGTGGCCGCGCGCTTTCCCGGCCCGGTCCGCTCGCTGCGTGCCAACCTCGGCGATCGCGTCCGTGCCGGGCAGCCGCTGGCGACGATCGAAAGCAACCTCAGCCTGACCACCTACACCGTCACCTCGCCCATCGACGGCGTCGTGCTGGCGCGCAATGCCGCGGTCGGTGATGTCGCCGCCGAAGGCGCGGCGTTGTTCGAAATCGCCGACCTTTCGAAGCTGTGGGTGGACCTGCACATCTTCGGCGCCGACGCCCAGCACATCCGCCCGGGCGTGCCGGTCCGGGTCACCCGCCTCAGCGATGGCGTCAGCATCGACACGCAACTCGAGCGCGTCCTGCCCAACACCGCCACGGCCAGCCAGAGCACCGTTGCCCGCGCCACCCTCGACAACGTCGACGGCCTGTGGCGCCCGGGTTCGGCCGTGCAGGCGCGCATCACCGTCGCCCAGCAGCCGGCGGCACTGGTGGTGCCGCTGTCGGCGCTGCAGACCTTCCGCGACTGGGAGGTGGTGTTCGTTCGTGTCGGCGACACCTTCGAGGTGCGTCCGCTGGAGCTGGGCAAGCGCGACGGACAACGCGTGGAAGTGCTGTCCGGGTTGAAGCCCGGCGACCAGGTCGTGGTCGAGCAGAGTTACCTCATCAAGGCGGACATCGAAAAGTCCGGCGCCT
- a CDS encoding TolC family protein gives MYSRLAAHAALVVVLAAALPAQAGDRLTLDDAFARVVGPQAPSSIHPDLRLAGARSDVLAAERDIAAQGPALVAGAELENVLGSNGYSGLDRAELTLTLASVLERGGKRDARRALAQSRIDALGVEREAARLDLLAETARRYLAVVATGPQLQVANDDIAQRRRTVAAAQRRLQAGASPESVVLTAQAALARAELDQRRTTQEQAAARQHLAALWGEREPDFEVAGGDLLALPEIADFAALAQLLQSTPELARFADQRRIGEARLQLARAQAAPDLQWQAGLRGFNEDNDVALIGGISLPLASGRRAQPQIRAAEAELAVNEVEREALGLALYSTLVEAHGRYRVAQLEVLRLSDDVLPKLARAQAAAERAFAAGAISYLELAQLQSEATAARRQQLDAALSAQRALIEIQRLTGEPLVVAATPARGQTP, from the coding sequence ATGTATTCGCGACTCGCGGCCCATGCCGCGTTGGTCGTCGTGCTTGCTGCGGCCCTGCCCGCACAGGCCGGCGACCGCCTGACCCTGGATGACGCGTTCGCCCGCGTCGTCGGGCCCCAGGCACCTTCCTCCATCCACCCCGACCTGCGCCTGGCCGGTGCCCGCAGCGACGTGCTCGCCGCCGAACGCGACATCGCCGCACAGGGCCCGGCGCTCGTCGCCGGCGCCGAACTCGAGAACGTGCTCGGCAGCAACGGCTACAGCGGCCTCGACCGCGCCGAACTGACGCTGACGCTGGCCTCGGTGCTGGAACGCGGCGGCAAGCGCGATGCCCGTCGCGCGCTCGCGCAAAGCCGCATCGATGCGCTCGGCGTCGAGCGCGAAGCCGCCCGCCTGGACCTGCTGGCGGAAACGGCGCGGCGCTATCTCGCCGTCGTCGCCACCGGCCCGCAATTGCAGGTCGCCAACGACGACATCGCGCAGCGACGCCGCACCGTCGCCGCCGCGCAACGGCGGCTGCAGGCCGGCGCCTCGCCGGAGTCGGTCGTACTGACCGCACAGGCCGCGCTCGCCCGCGCCGAACTCGACCAACGCCGCACCACGCAGGAACAGGCGGCCGCACGCCAGCACCTGGCCGCGCTGTGGGGCGAGCGCGAGCCCGACTTCGAAGTCGCCGGCGGCGACCTGCTGGCTTTGCCCGAGATCGCCGATTTCGCGGCACTCGCGCAGCTCCTGCAGAGCACGCCGGAACTTGCCCGCTTCGCCGACCAGCGCCGCATCGGCGAAGCGCGCCTGCAACTGGCCCGCGCGCAGGCCGCGCCAGACCTGCAATGGCAGGCCGGCCTGCGTGGCTTCAACGAGGACAATGACGTCGCGCTGATCGGCGGCATCTCGCTGCCGTTGGCCAGCGGCCGCCGGGCGCAGCCGCAGATACGCGCCGCCGAAGCCGAACTGGCCGTCAACGAAGTCGAACGCGAGGCGCTGGGGCTGGCGCTGTACTCGACCCTGGTCGAAGCACACGGCCGCTACCGCGTGGCGCAACTGGAAGTGCTGCGCCTGAGCGACGACGTGCTGCCCAAGCTGGCGCGCGCCCAGGCCGCGGCCGAGCGCGCATTCGCCGCCGGCGCCATCAGCTACCTCGAACTTGCGCAGCTGCAATCCGAAGCCACCGCCGCGCGTCGCCAGCAACTCGATGCCGCGCTGTCGGCACAGCGCGCGCTGATCGAAATCCAGCGACTCACCGGCGAACCACTCGTCGTTGCCGCCACTCCTGCACGAGGCCAGACCCCATGA